In one Bordetella pertussis 18323 genomic region, the following are encoded:
- a CDS encoding solute carrier family 23 protein, translated as MSNTYFPRWRLADDTVPGAVIAPDERLSWPKNIAMGAQHVVAMFGSTVLAPLLMGFDPNVAILMSGIGTLIFFLFVGGRVPSYLGSSFAFIGGVVAVTGYVAPGANANIGVALGAIIACGLVYALIGLVVWAASARGNGARWIEAMMPPVVTGAVVAVIGLNLAPIAAKGAMGSSGFEASMALMTILCVGGIAVYTRGMVQRLLILVGLVLACVIYAVCANGLGLGAPMDFAKVAAAPWFGLPSFAAPVFEPQAMGLIVPVAIILVAENLGHVKAVAAMTGQDLDRYVGRAFVGDGVATMVSGAVGGTGVTTYAENIGVMAVTRIYSTLVFVVAAVIALVLGFSPKFGALIQTIPGPVLGGMSVVVFGLIAIAGARIWVVNQVDFSDNRNLIVAAVTLVLGAGDFSVKLGDFSMNGIGTATFGAIILYALLGLARRR; from the coding sequence ATGTCCAATACCTATTTCCCGCGCTGGCGGCTGGCCGACGACACCGTGCCGGGCGCGGTCATCGCGCCCGACGAACGCCTGTCCTGGCCCAAGAACATCGCCATGGGGGCCCAGCACGTGGTCGCCATGTTCGGTTCCACCGTGCTGGCGCCGCTGCTGATGGGTTTCGACCCCAATGTGGCGATCCTCATGTCCGGCATCGGCACGCTGATCTTCTTCCTGTTCGTCGGCGGCCGGGTGCCCAGCTACCTGGGCTCCAGCTTCGCCTTCATCGGCGGGGTGGTGGCGGTCACCGGCTATGTGGCGCCCGGCGCCAACGCCAATATCGGCGTGGCGCTCGGCGCGATCATCGCCTGTGGCCTGGTGTACGCGCTGATCGGCCTGGTCGTATGGGCGGCCAGCGCGCGCGGCAACGGGGCGCGCTGGATCGAGGCCATGATGCCGCCGGTCGTCACGGGCGCGGTGGTGGCGGTGATCGGCCTGAACCTGGCCCCGATCGCCGCCAAGGGCGCCATGGGTTCGTCCGGCTTCGAGGCCAGCATGGCGTTGATGACCATCCTGTGCGTGGGCGGCATCGCCGTCTACACGCGCGGCATGGTGCAGCGGCTGCTGATCCTGGTCGGCCTGGTGCTGGCCTGCGTCATCTACGCGGTCTGCGCCAACGGCCTGGGGCTGGGCGCGCCCATGGACTTCGCCAAGGTGGCCGCCGCGCCGTGGTTCGGCCTGCCCAGCTTCGCCGCGCCGGTGTTCGAGCCGCAGGCCATGGGCCTGATCGTGCCGGTGGCCATCATCCTGGTGGCCGAGAACCTGGGCCACGTGAAGGCGGTCGCCGCCATGACCGGACAGGACCTGGACCGCTACGTGGGCCGCGCCTTCGTGGGCGACGGCGTGGCGACCATGGTTTCCGGCGCCGTCGGCGGCACCGGGGTGACCACCTACGCCGAGAATATCGGCGTGATGGCCGTGACGCGCATCTATTCCACGCTGGTGTTCGTGGTGGCGGCCGTGATCGCGCTGGTGCTGGGGTTCTCGCCCAAGTTCGGCGCGCTGATCCAGACCATCCCCGGCCCCGTGCTGGGGGGCATGTCGGTCGTGGTGTTCGGCCTGATCGCCATCGCCGGCGCGCGCATCTGGGTGGTCAACCAGGTCGATTTCAGCGACAACCGCAATCTGATCGTGGCCGCCGTGACCCTGGTGCTGGGGGCGGGCGACTTCAGCGTCAAGCTGGGCGATTTCTCGATGAACGGCATCGGCACCGCCACGTTCGGCGCCATCATCCTGTACGCCCTGCTGGGCCTGGCGCGTCGCCGCTGA